AAGATGACAAGGGAAGGAGAGGGAGAAAGCCAAAAAGACATAGCAAAGATGTACTCAATCTACGGGGATGCAATAGGCATCCGTTATCTTGACCATGCAATAGACTTCGTGTACGGGAGGGGGAACAAACTTCTCAGACATTATGCCGAGCATGCGGATGTTCCCCTGATAAACATGGCAGACGACACCTATCACCCGACCCAGGCGATTGGAGACTACGTGACAATAGAGAACAAGCTGGGTGACTTGAGCGGGAAGAAGTATGTGCTTATGTGGGCATATGCCCCAGTCCCCAGAGGATACTGCAGCATTAACTCTGAAATGCTCTTGGGCACGAGACTCGGCATGGATATTACTGTTGCCCACCCACCTGGCTTTGAACTCCCGGATGAGATAGTCAAAATGGCCGAAGAAAACGCCAAGGCCAGCGGTGCCTCTCTTGAGTTCACGAACGACTATAAAGAAGCCCTTGAAGGAGCTCACGTTGTCTTCCCGAGATCGTGGATTTCAAGGAGGATGGCCAAAGAGGGATACTCAAAGTTCTGGGAAGAGGAAAAGAAGATCTATGAAAAGTACAGGGAATGGAGGCTTAAAATGGAAGATCTTGACCTGATGGACCCCAAGGGCATAATTACTCATGTCTTGCCTGTTCTACGCGGTTATGAAGCAGATGATACTGTGATGGACTCTCCCCGGTCAGTGATCTACGAGCAGGCCAAGGATAATCTCTTCGCGAAAGCAGCAGTATTACTTCAGACAATTGGCATTGAGGAGGGAACCAAATGAGACTTTCCGTCCAACAAAGAGAAGAGCTGATTGGCATTGTTCAAGAACTTATCAGAAGACCCAGCTACTCGGGAGAGGAGGAGAAAGTCGCAAAGTTCATTAAACAGACCATGGAAGAGCTGGGTTATGATGAGGCGTGGATTGATGAGTATGGCAACGTAATAGGCAAGATAAGCGGAAAGGGAAACGGCAAGTCTGTTGTCTTTGAAGGCCACATGGACACAGTAGTTGTGGATAATCCCGAAGACTGGACACACGACCCGTTTGGAGCAGAAATTGTGAATGGAAAAATTTACGGGAGGGGAACCTCCGACATGAAGGGTGCCTTGGGCACAATGATTTACGCGGCAAGCTTGATCCCTAAAGAAAAGATGAATGGGAATGTTTATGTTGTCGGTGTCGTTATGGAGGAGATATTTGAAGGAATCGCCTTTGGAAAAGTCCTGGACAAAATACCCGCCGATTATGTAGTTCTGGGAGAGTCCACTAACCTCAACATTAACATAGGTCAGAGGGGAAGAGCAGAAATAGTTGTGAAAACGAAAGGGAAGCCTGCCCACTCATCAAACCCACAACTCGGAGTTAATGCCGTTTACAATATGATCCCTCTGATAGAAAGAATAAGAAATCTCAAATTGCCCTCTCACGAGTTTCTAGGGGATGCAATAATTGAACTTACAGACATAATCTCAAAGCCGTATCCTGGAGCTTCAGTAGTCCCGTATGAATGCAGGGCCACCTTTGACAGGAGACTGATAGTGGGAGAAACCGAAGAGAGCGTCCTAAAGCCGATAAAGGACATCATAGCAGAGCTCAGGGAGCAAATACATAACTTTGATGCCGAAGTTGAGATTGCAAGTGGAGAAGCCAAAACCTATACAGGAAAGCTGATCAAAGCCAAGCGCTTTTTCCCGGCCTGGCTATTAGACAGGAACCATGAACTCGCTCAAAAATCTCTGCAGGCAGTAAACAGCCTCGGCATCCCAGCAAAATTCTCTAAGTACTCCTTCTGCACTGACGGAAGCCAGAGTGCAGGAGTTAGGGGTATTCCAACAATTGGATATGGTCCTTCGACTGAGAGTCTGGCCCACGTAATTGACGAATATATTGAAATTGAACACCTTGTTAAGGCCGCAGAGGGCTACATCGCAATAGGTGAAGCCCTTCTGCGCTGAATTTTTCCAATTCATGTCTTAAAACCTGGGAGGTGAAAATATGGGAGGAAAGGTGGCGAAAAACTCGGTTGAGCTTATTGGGGATACCCCAATTGTAAGACTATCCAATATAGACCGTGATTATCCCTTCGAGATTTGGGCGAAGTGTGAGTTTATGAACCCAACTGGGAGTGTAAAGGACAGAATGGCCTACTACATGATAAAAGAGGCTGAAAAACAGGGAAAATTAAAGCCTGGAATGACGATAGTGATAGCAACAACTGGGAACACCGGAATAGCCTTCTCAGCCTGGGGTTCCTACTTTGGGTATGACGTTTTGATAGTAATGCCGGAGGAGATGAGCTATGAGAGAAAGCTCCTAGACATGCTCTTTGGGGCCAAGCTCGTCTACACTCCAGGAGGAGAAAGTGACGCTATGGGTGCGCTGGAGTATTCCAAGAAACTCGAACAGGAGAATCCTGATAAGTATCTGGCTTTGGATCAATGGGATGATGAAGCAAACTTTAGGGCTCATTATGAGACCACGGGAAGGGAGATAATTGAACAGCTCGGAGCGGAAACTATCAGGGGTTTTGTGGCTGGAGTAGGCTCCGGCGGTACCCTGGTTGGAGTCGCAAAGAGGCTGAAGGAGGCTAATCCGAGGATTATTACGGCTGGAATGGAGCCGGCGGAGTGCCCAACTGCGGAAGGATGGTTCAAGGAAGGAAAACTCGGCCCATGGGGCAGACATGAGGTTGAGGGTATTGGTGACGGGTTTGTCCCAAGCCTTGTTCAGAAGTACAGGCAATATATAGATGACTGGGTCACGGTGAGCAGTGAGGAAGCTATTGAGATGGCAAGAAAGATAGCCAGAAAGGAAGCTTTACCAGTTGGCATATCAAGTGGGGCCAACGTTCTGGCCGCGATAAGGCTTGCAGAAAAACATGGATTCGGAGAAGGCGATAGGGTCGTCACGGTTCTACCAGACTACGCCGCGAGATACTTCAGCACGAGGCTCTTCCTCAAGAGGAGGCTGACCACAGAGGAGCACAGAAAGATGCTCGAGCTCGCTAGGGAAGATTAATTAACATCCTTTTTCCACTTTTGTATTCTTCAACTGGAGGTATTGATAATGAAGAGGGTTGTCATAGCTCTGGGCGGGAACGCCATACTCCAGCGAGGTCAGAAGGGTACTTATGAGGAGCAGATGGAGAACGTGAGAAGGACTGCCAAGCAGATCGCTGACATAATCCTTGACGGCGATTATGAGGTAGTTATCACCCACGGGAACGGCCCGCAGGTTGGGGCACTCCTTCTACAGATGGATGCCGGTCAGCAGGTCTATGGAATCCCATCCCAGCCGATGGACGTCGCTGGAGCAATGACCCAGGGGCAGATAGGCTACATGATTGGTCAGGCTCTGATAAACGAGCTGAGGAAGAGGGGGGTTGAGAAGCCCGTTGCAACAATCGTCACTCAAACTATCGTTGACAAGAACGACCCAGCTTTCCAGAACCCGAGCAAACCGGTTGGACCGTTCTACGACGAGGATACAGCCAAGAGGCTCGCAAAGGAAAAGGGCTGGACAGTTATAGAAGACGCCGGAAGGGGGTGGAGAAGGGTTGTTCCGAGCCCTGACCCGAAGGGTCACGTAGAGGCTCCGGTTATCGTTGACCTCGTCGAGAAGGGCTTCATCGTCATAGCGAGCGGCGGCGGTGGAGTTCCGGTGATTGAGGAAAATGGAGAGCTTAAGGGCGTTGAGGCAGTCATAGACAAGGACCTGGCCGGAGAGAAACTCGCGGAAGAGGTTAATGCTGACATCTTCATGATACTAACTGACGTGAACGGTGCCGCCCTGAACTACGAAAAGCCCGACGAGAAGTGGCTTGGAAAGGTAACGGTGGACGAGCTGAAGCGCTATTATGAAGAGGGACACTTCAAGAAGGGCAGCATGGGCCCAAAGGTTCTTGCTGCCATAAGGTTCGTTGAGTGGGGCGGTGAAAGAGCCATAATAGCCTCCCTCGACAGAGCGGTTGAAGCGCTCGAGGGAAAGACGGGAACTCAGGTTATGAGGTGAGGTTATGTACGTGGAGAAGCTCGTTTGCTCCAAATGCAAGAGGGAGTACCCTCCGGATTCCATATACTTTAGCTGCCCCGAGTGTGAGGAGAGAGTGGACATAGTCTACGACTATTCCAAAATATCGGAGGTTTTCTCCAAAGAAGACCTCAAAAGAAGGAAACCAGGAGTCTGGAAGTATAAGGAATTGCTTCCGATTTCAGATCCATCAAAGATCGTTTCACTGGGAGAGGGAGGAACCCCCCTCATAAAGTCCAAAAGACTTGCTGAGAAACTTGGGCTGAAAAACCTTTACATAAAGGACGAAACAAGAAACCCCACGGGCAGCTTTAAGGACCGGCCTATTGTGGTGGGCATTAGTAAGGCAAATGAATTTGGGCTACGGAACGTTGTTACAGCATCAAGTGGAAACGCAGCAGCTGCGTTGGCAGCATATAGCGCTAGGCTTGGCTTTAGATGTGTGGCTTTTGTGCCAGAGGAGGCTCCAGATGAGAAAATTGCACAGCTGAGGTTGTATGGGGCAACCGTGGTAAGGGTTAAGAAGAGGGATGAACTGGGAGATCCTACAGTCAAGATGATGGAGCTTGCATACAAAAGCTTTGGGTGGGTCCCGATTCCAAGCTTCGGGAAGTTCAACCCCTATCAAATGGAGGGTCCAAAGACAGTAGCCTACGAGATTTTGGAAGACCTTAATTATCAGGTCCCAGACTGGGTATTCATCCCGGTTGGGGGTGGAGGTCTTTTTGCGGGGAACTACAGGGGCTTTAAAGAGTTTGAGATTCTGGACTTTGTGGAGGGGATTCCAGGGTTAGTGGCAGTTCAGGCGGAAGGTTGCGCCCCCCTTGTGGTGGCATGGAAAAAACAAAAACCGATTGAAACCTGGGAGAATCCCAAGACTGTGGCGGGAGGTCTGGCGGACCCATACACGTGGGACGGGGACCTGGTGCTGAAGGGGATAAAAGAGACTAGAGGGTTTGCTGAAGCAGTAAGTGATGATCTAATCCTGAAAGCTCAAAAACTCCTCGCAAGATACGAAGGGATATTCGTGGAGCCCAGTGGAGCGGCTTCCCTGGCCGGCTTACTAGAAGCCCTCGATGCAGGAAAGATTGATGGGGAAGACTTAGTAATCATAGAGGCTACAGGAACAGGGTTTAAGGACTTAAAAGTGATCTCCAGCTATTTAACTGGGGTACCCACGATATATCCGTCGCTTGAGTCATTGAAGCAGCTTTTTAAAACTTCTTAACATTCCTAAACCAGCACTCAACACTGTTCCTCGGCCCGAAAGTTACATGTGGGTAACCCACAG
This region of Methanomassiliicoccales archaeon genomic DNA includes:
- the arcC gene encoding carbamate kinase translates to MKRVVIALGGNAILQRGQKGTYEEQMENVRRTAKQIADIILDGDYEVVITHGNGPQVGALLLQMDAGQQVYGIPSQPMDVAGAMTQGQIGYMIGQALINELRKRGVEKPVATIVTQTIVDKNDPAFQNPSKPVGPFYDEDTAKRLAKEKGWTVIEDAGRGWRRVVPSPDPKGHVEAPVIVDLVEKGFIVIASGGGGVPVIEENGELKGVEAVIDKDLAGEKLAEEVNADIFMILTDVNGAALNYEKPDEKWLGKVTVDELKRYYEEGHFKKGSMGPKVLAAIRFVEWGGERAIIASLDRAVEALEGKTGTQVMR
- a CDS encoding ornithine carbamoyltransferase is translated as MSLKNYLPELKGKDLITTQEWSLEEIRATMELAKELKKMYEKHNGIIPQNFLNKRTFVMLFYSSSTRTRSAFETAMTLLGGHAQFITSKMTREGEGESQKDIAKMYSIYGDAIGIRYLDHAIDFVYGRGNKLLRHYAEHADVPLINMADDTYHPTQAIGDYVTIENKLGDLSGKKYVLMWAYAPVPRGYCSINSEMLLGTRLGMDITVAHPPGFELPDEIVKMAEENAKASGASLEFTNDYKEALEGAHVVFPRSWISRRMAKEGYSKFWEEEKKIYEKYREWRLKMEDLDLMDPKGIITHVLPVLRGYEADDTVMDSPRSVIYEQAKDNLFAKAAVLLQTIGIEEGTK
- a CDS encoding threonine synthase, whose product is MYVEKLVCSKCKREYPPDSIYFSCPECEERVDIVYDYSKISEVFSKEDLKRRKPGVWKYKELLPISDPSKIVSLGEGGTPLIKSKRLAEKLGLKNLYIKDETRNPTGSFKDRPIVVGISKANEFGLRNVVTASSGNAAAALAAYSARLGFRCVAFVPEEAPDEKIAQLRLYGATVVRVKKRDELGDPTVKMMELAYKSFGWVPIPSFGKFNPYQMEGPKTVAYEILEDLNYQVPDWVFIPVGGGGLFAGNYRGFKEFEILDFVEGIPGLVAVQAEGCAPLVVAWKKQKPIETWENPKTVAGGLADPYTWDGDLVLKGIKETRGFAEAVSDDLILKAQKLLARYEGIFVEPSGAASLAGLLEALDAGKIDGEDLVIIEATGTGFKDLKVISSYLTGVPTIYPSLESLKQLFKTS
- a CDS encoding YgeY family selenium metabolism-linked hydrolase, with protein sequence MRLSVQQREELIGIVQELIRRPSYSGEEEKVAKFIKQTMEELGYDEAWIDEYGNVIGKISGKGNGKSVVFEGHMDTVVVDNPEDWTHDPFGAEIVNGKIYGRGTSDMKGALGTMIYAASLIPKEKMNGNVYVVGVVMEEIFEGIAFGKVLDKIPADYVVLGESTNLNINIGQRGRAEIVVKTKGKPAHSSNPQLGVNAVYNMIPLIERIRNLKLPSHEFLGDAIIELTDIISKPYPGASVVPYECRATFDRRLIVGETEESVLKPIKDIIAELREQIHNFDAEVEIASGEAKTYTGKLIKAKRFFPAWLLDRNHELAQKSLQAVNSLGIPAKFSKYSFCTDGSQSAGVRGIPTIGYGPSTESLAHVIDEYIEIEHLVKAAEGYIAIGEALLR
- a CDS encoding cysteine synthase family protein, which codes for MGGKVAKNSVELIGDTPIVRLSNIDRDYPFEIWAKCEFMNPTGSVKDRMAYYMIKEAEKQGKLKPGMTIVIATTGNTGIAFSAWGSYFGYDVLIVMPEEMSYERKLLDMLFGAKLVYTPGGESDAMGALEYSKKLEQENPDKYLALDQWDDEANFRAHYETTGREIIEQLGAETIRGFVAGVGSGGTLVGVAKRLKEANPRIITAGMEPAECPTAEGWFKEGKLGPWGRHEVEGIGDGFVPSLVQKYRQYIDDWVTVSSEEAIEMARKIARKEALPVGISSGANVLAAIRLAEKHGFGEGDRVVTVLPDYAARYFSTRLFLKRRLTTEEHRKMLELARED